One window of the Littorina saxatilis isolate snail1 unplaced genomic scaffold, US_GU_Lsax_2.0 scaffold_757, whole genome shotgun sequence genome contains the following:
- the LOC138954331 gene encoding lactose-binding lectin l-2-like, with amino-acid sequence MSHLIFVMTLVVFVLGTESCKFRESLFSRIQDLSDLVFADSLLFQFSAVSAEDCAHTCAATPSCLSFTYPAPMYTRGTCRGHATRELSSNDATPSAGTVAFLGKKDKCPRSWKLLGESCYMYISIAATWQNAQAECETMGAGLVEIDSQAENSFVFTMVTAAGAEHAWLGLSDVGTEGLFLLPSGQPPTFTKWQPGEPNDFRGREDCAMFRPGNPKSADGWNDASCDRQFPFVCEQHVLF; translated from the exons ATGTCACATCTGATTTTTGTTATGACTTTAGTCGTTTTCGTGTTGGGAACGGAATCGTGCAAATTTCGAGAATCTTTGTTCTCCCGCATTCAAGATCTGTCAGACCTTGTGTTCGCCGACAGCCTGTTGTTTCAATTCAGTGCAGTCTCTGCTGAAGACTGTGCACACACGTGTGCTGCAACGCCGTCCTGTTTAAGTTTCACATACCCTGCACCAATGTACACCCGGGGTACCTGCCGTGGTCACGCCACCCGGGAGCTGTCCAGTAACGACGCGACGCCATCTGCGGGGACAGTGGCATTCCTCGGGAAAAAAG ATAAGTGCCCACGATCATGGAAGTTACTCGGAGAGTCGTGTTACATGTACATCAGCATTGCTGCCACCTGGCAAAATGCACAG GCAGAGTGCGAAACCATGGGGGCTGGGCTGGTGGAGATCGACTCCCAGGCAGAGAACTCCTTTGTCTTCACCATGGTGACTGCTGCAGGAG CCGAGCACGCGTGGCTGGGACTCAGTGACGTAGGAACGGAGGGACTCTTCCTACTCCCCTCCGGCCAGCCTCCTACCTTCACCAAGTGGCAGCCAGGGGAACCCAACGACTTCAGGGGAAGGGAGGACTGCGCAATGTTCCGGCCGGGCAATCCAAAGTCTGCTGACGGCTGGAACGACGCTTCATGCGACAGACAGTTTCCCTTTGTTTGTGAACAACACGTTTTGTTCTGA
- the LOC138954330 gene encoding uncharacterized protein, translating into MMWKTFIALYLMFLAGNGDVSDEENSSDEEGNVYVEQPDNGPTGKRALIPGSLPTNHVLQKSVETPKTPARKPPVSRPPPPAPDLVAYYNFEEIRQDTLQLAAPWCLLENSTEQIQVGITEASQVKLLSSTL; encoded by the exons ATGATGTGGAAGACGTTCATCGCTTTATATTTGATGTTCCTGGCTGGTAATGGAGATGTCAGCGATGAGGAAAACAGTTCCGACGAAGAAGGCAATGTTTATGTTGAACAACCTGACAACG GGCCTACAGGCAAGCGAGCACTCATTCCAGGAAGTCTGCCAACCAACCATGTGCTACAGAAGTCAGTAGAAACACCAAAGACTCCAGCCAGGAAACCCCCA gtcagtcgccccccacctcctgctcctgacctggttgcctactacaacttcgaggaaatacgacaggacacccttcagcttgctgcaccatggtgtctcttggaGAACAGCACGGAACAGATACAGGTGGGAATAACCGAAGCCAGCCAAGTGAAGCTGTTGTCCTCTACGTTATGA